In Aphanothece sacrum FPU1, a single genomic region encodes these proteins:
- a CDS encoding 2-isopropylmalate synthase — translation MSNQPDRIIIFDTTLRDGEQSPGASLTVEEKLTIARALARLGVDIIEAGFPYSSPGDFEAVQKIATTIGTQTGPRICGLARATRNDIKAAAEALKPAFKSRIHTFLATSDIHLQHKLKKTRQEVLQIVPEMVAYAKSFVEDVEFSPEDAGRSDPEFLYQVLEKAIAAGATTVNIPDTVGYTTPGEFGALIKGIKDNVPNIDQAIISVHGHDDLGLAVANFLEAVKNGARQLECTINGIGERAGNAALEELVMALHVRRQYFNPFLGRPAESTEPLTNINTKEIYKTSRLVSNLTGMMVQPNKAIVGANAFAHESGIHQDGVLKNKLTYEIMDAESIGLNNNLIVLGKLSGRNAFRSRLKELGFELSDTDLNNAFLRFKDVADKKKDITDWDLEAIVNDEIQKAPELFRLELVQVSCGDHARPTATVTLRTPDGQELTDAAIGTGPVDAVYKAINRVVNVPNELIEFSVNAVTAGIDAMGEVTIRLRHEDRIYWGYAANTDIIVASACAYISALNRLYGSIQERASTYLPEVVLTSQG, via the coding sequence ATGAGCAATCAACCAGACCGCATTATCATCTTTGATACTACCCTACGAGATGGGGAACAGTCCCCTGGAGCTAGTCTAACGGTTGAAGAAAAACTTACCATTGCTCGCGCGCTCGCACGACTTGGAGTTGATATCATAGAAGCAGGATTTCCTTATTCAAGTCCTGGAGATTTTGAAGCTGTTCAGAAAATTGCTACTACTATCGGTACCCAAACAGGCCCCAGAATTTGTGGTTTGGCCAGAGCAACAAGGAATGACATCAAAGCTGCCGCAGAAGCCCTAAAACCTGCCTTTAAATCCCGGATACATACCTTTTTAGCTACCTCAGATATTCACCTCCAACACAAACTCAAAAAGACCAGACAAGAAGTCTTACAAATTGTGCCAGAAATGGTCGCTTATGCTAAATCTTTCGTGGAAGATGTAGAATTTTCCCCCGAAGATGCAGGCCGCAGTGATCCCGAATTTTTGTATCAAGTCCTAGAAAAAGCGATCGCGGCTGGAGCAACAACTGTTAATATACCTGATACAGTTGGTTATACCACCCCTGGAGAATTTGGAGCCTTAATTAAGGGAATTAAAGATAATGTCCCCAATATTGACCAAGCTATCATCTCAGTTCACGGTCACGATGATTTAGGCTTAGCTGTGGCTAATTTCCTCGAAGCCGTCAAAAATGGAGCCAGACAACTAGAATGTACCATTAATGGTATCGGAGAACGGGCCGGCAATGCTGCCCTAGAAGAATTAGTGATGGCTCTTCATGTGCGTCGTCAATATTTTAACCCCTTCTTGGGACGACCTGCCGAGTCAACAGAACCTCTGACCAATATTAACACCAAGGAAATCTACAAAACCTCCCGTCTGGTGTCTAATTTGACAGGAATGATGGTACAACCTAATAAGGCTATTGTAGGGGCGAATGCCTTTGCTCATGAATCAGGAATACACCAAGATGGGGTACTGAAAAATAAGTTAACCTATGAGATTATGGATGCAGAGTCCATCGGCTTAAACAATAATCTCATTGTCTTGGGTAAATTGTCGGGCCGCAATGCTTTTCGTAGTCGATTAAAAGAATTAGGCTTTGAATTGTCAGATACGGACTTAAATAACGCTTTTTTGCGGTTTAAAGACGTTGCTGACAAAAAGAAAGACATCACTGACTGGGACTTAGAAGCGATTGTTAACGATGAGATTCAAAAAGCACCAGAATTGTTCCGTTTAGAATTAGTTCAGGTGTCTTGTGGTGATCATGCTCGTCCCACTGCGACTGTTACCCTACGGACTCCCGACGGGCAAGAATTAACCGATGCGGCTATTGGTACAGGGCCCGTTGATGCTGTATATAAGGCGATCAATCGGGTGGTGAATGTTCCTAATGAGTTAATTGAATTTTCGGTTAATGCGGTAACTGCTGGTATTGATGCGATGGGAGAAGTAACCATTCGCTTGCGTCATGAAGACAGGATTTATTGGGGATATGCGGCTAATACGGATATTATTGTCGCATCGGCCTGTGCTTATATTAGCGCGTTAAATCGTCTTTATGGATCGATTCAAGAACGAGCAAGTACCTATCTTCCTGAAGTGGTTTTGACCTCTCAAGGCTAA
- a CDS encoding DUF2141 domain-containing protein — protein MKSDLKSAFWLSLVGTLSFSLPLNANSNGNLTVEIVGLANRNGQVCLNLFASGRGFPDKRENAVQGQCIKITDSPLRFTFTNLPPKTYAVAVFWDDNGDRQLNRNFLGIPTEKFGFSSNPVIRGGPPKFQESAVVVIGPNTNIQIQLQSVI, from the coding sequence ATGAAGTCTGACTTAAAAAGCGCATTTTGGTTATCCCTGGTAGGAACATTAAGTTTTTCTCTACCTCTCAATGCCAATTCTAATGGTAATCTAACCGTTGAAATTGTTGGTTTAGCCAATCGTAACGGACAAGTGTGTTTAAATTTATTTGCCAGTGGTCGGGGGTTTCCTGATAAAAGGGAAAATGCCGTCCAAGGTCAATGTATAAAAATCACAGATAGTCCCTTGCGCTTCACCTTTACTAACTTGCCGCCGAAAACCTATGCCGTCGCCGTTTTTTGGGATGATAACGGTGATCGTCAACTTAATCGCAATTTTTTAGGAATTCCTACCGAAAAATTTGGCTTCTCCAGTAACCCCGTTATTCGTGGCGGCCCCCCTAAATTTCAAGAATCTGCGGTAGTAGTGATTGGCCCTAATACTAATATTCAAATTCAATTACAGTCTGTAATTTAA
- a CDS encoding c-type cytochrome, translating to MKRLLSAILLVVAFFCISFTPPALADGGTIFSAKCAQCHLGGKNLVNPAKTLSKADLDKYGYDLKAIIGQVTNGKGAMPAFGKLLKPEQIEEVAAYVLAQADKSWAK from the coding sequence ATGAAAAGACTATTATCCGCGATTTTACTCGTTGTTGCTTTCTTTTGTATCAGCTTTACTCCTCCGGCTTTAGCTGATGGAGGAACCATTTTTAGTGCTAAATGCGCCCAATGTCATTTGGGAGGGAAAAATTTAGTTAATCCCGCTAAAACCCTCTCAAAAGCCGATTTAGACAAGTATGGTTATGATCTTAAGGCTATTATCGGTCAAGTAACCAATGGCAAAGGAGCAATGCCAGCTTTTGGCAAACTCTTAAAACCAGAACAAATTGAAGAAGTAGCGGCTTATGTTTTAGCTCAAGCTGATAAAAGCTGGGCTAAATAA
- a CDS encoding DUF427 domain-containing protein: MAKAIWNGTVLAQSDNTVIVERNHYFPADSINKEYFQESDTHTTCSWKGVASYYSIEVDGQVNKDAAWYYPTAKEKAKEIEGYVAFWRGVKVED, from the coding sequence ATGGCAAAAGCAATTTGGAACGGGACTGTTTTAGCCCAAAGCGACAATACTGTAATTGTGGAAAGAAATCACTATTTTCCGGCAGATTCCATTAACAAAGAGTATTTCCAAGAAAGTGATACTCACACTACTTGTTCTTGGAAAGGTGTAGCTAGTTACTACAGCATTGAGGTTGATGGACAAGTGAATAAAGATGCTGCTTGGTACTATCCGACTGCTAAGGAAAAAGCCAAAGAAATTGAAGGTTATGTGGCTTTTTGGCGTGGTGTAAAAGTTGAAGATTAA